The segment ACGATCGCCGCGCGGACGCGCTCCATCGCCTGGACATAGGCCGACGGGCTCATCGCCTGGCTGCCGACGTGGAAGCAGATGCCGAGCGCGTCGGCGACCTGGCGGGTGCGCTGCAGCAGCTCCTTGGCCTCGGCCTGCTCGACCCCGAATTTGGAGGCGAGGCTGAGCTTCGACAGTTCCGACGAGACGCGCATGCGGACGCACAGGGTCAGGTCGGTCGCGCCGTTGGTGGCGCGGACGATCTTCTCCAGCTCCTCGATCGAGTCGAGCGAGAAGGTGCGGACGCCATAGTCGGAATAGGCCTCGGCGATCGCTTCCTCGGCCTTGACCGGGTGCATGAAGCACAGGGTCGCCTCCGGCGCGATGCCGGCGACGAGGCGGACCTCGGCGATCGACGCGACGTCGAAATGGGTGATCCCGTTCTCCCAGAGGATCTGGATGAGCTCGGGCGACGGATTCGCCTTCACCGCATACATCGAACGACCCTGGAACTTCTCGACGAAGAACCGGGCGGCCCGCGCGGCGGCGTGGGGACGAAGGAGCGTTACCGGCTGAACCGGTCGAAGGGCGGTAGCTAGCCCCAGCGCGCTATGGTGCTTGTGCAACTCAAGGGACCTCCGGGTGTAACGTTGGCAAGAAAGCTGCCTTGCGGTGGAAGTCCCATGGGGCAGCGGAGGCGCGGATATATGGTGCGCTGACCTTGATGTAAAGTTTCCATCTTCGCCCTGTCGTCGCGGGAGGTCCCATGGTCCGGAAAACGGGCGGATTCCGGGGCAAGGCGTTGATCCGGATAGGGAGAATTCCGGGTGCCGGAGGCCGCGAATCGGCGCGACGGCTTGCCTTTGGCGCGCGGCTATGGCTTGCCTGCGCCATGCACGGAACGAGGCGGTAGGCGATGGCGGGGCATCATCATCATGCGGGCCATGGCCACGACCATGGCTCCGGTCACGCCCACGGGCCGCGCGAATATGGCCGGGCCTTCGCGATCGGCATCGTCCTCAACCTGGCCTTCGTCGTGGTCGAGGGCGCGGCGGGCCTGTGGGCGGGGTCGCTCGCGCTGGTCGCCGACGCCGGCCACAACCTGTCCGACGTGCTCGGCCTGCTGATGGCCTGGGCCGCCTATGCGCTGTCGAAGCGGCCGGCGAGCGCGCGCTACACCTACGGCCTGCGCGGATCGTCGATCCTCGCGGCGCTGTTCAACGCGATCCTGCTGCTGTTCGCCTGCGGGGCGATCGCGCTGGGGGCGATCCAGCGCTTCTTCGAGCCGGCGCCGGTGCAGAGCGGGACGATGATGGCGGTCGCCGCGGTCGGCATCGTCATCAACCTGGGCACCGCCCTGCTGTTCCTGCGCGGCAGCCAGGACGACCTCAACATTCGCGGCGCCTTCCTCCATATGGCGGCCGACGCCGGGGTATCCGCCGGCGTGGTCGCGGCCGGCTTCCTGGTGCTCGAGACCGGCCTGCTGTGGATCGATCCGGCGATCAGCCTGGTGATCGTCGTGGTGATCGTGGCGGGCACCTGGGGCCTGTTCCGCGACTCGCTGGTGATGTCGCTGCAAGGGGTGCCCGGCGGGATCGACAGCGCCGCCGTCACCGCGCGGCTCGGCGGCCTGGCGGGGGTGGAGGCGGTCCATCACGTCCATATCTGGCCGACCAGCACGACCGAGGTGGCGCTGACCGCGCATCTCGTCATGCCCGACGGGAGTGGGGACGACGCCTTCCTTGCCGCCACCGCCAAGCTGATGAAGGCCGAATTCGGCATCGGCCACGCGACCTTCCAGATCGAGCGCGGCGAATGCGCCGACGGCCAGCCCGACTGCTCGCCCGGCCAGGAACAGGCGCGCGACCACGATCATGTTCACGACCACGACCACGGCCCCGGTCACGGCCACCAGCATCGTCATTGAGGACCCGCATGACCCGTCCCGCGCTCGTCCACCTGATCGCCGCCGTCCGGCCCAATTTCATGAAGATCGCGCCGCTGTGGCATGCGCTGAAGGCGGCCGGGGATTTCCGCCCGCTGATCGTCCACACCGGCCAGCATTACGACGCGGCGATGTCCGACGACATCTTCGCCGACCTGGGCCTGCCGGCGCCCGACCATCATCTCGGCATCGGATCGGGCACCCATGCCGAGCAGACCGGCCGGGTGATGATCGCCTATGAGAAGCTGGCGATGGAGGAGCGGCCCGACTGGCTGATCGTCGCCGGCGACGTCAACTCGACCGCCGCGACCTCGATGGCGGCCGGCAAGCTGCGCATCCCGATCGTCCATCTCGAAGCGGGCCTGCGCAGCCGCGACCGCGACATGCCGGAGGAGCTCAACCGGCTCGTCACCGACGTGCTCGCCGATGTCCTCTGGACCCCGTCGCCCGACGCCGACGCCAATCTCCGCGCCGAGGGCATCCCGGAGGAACGGATCACCCGGGTCGGCAACATCATGATGGACAGCTACGAGCTGGTCCGCCCCGCGATCATGGCCGACGGCTATCCGGCCGAGCTCGGCCTCGTGGCCGGCGGCTATGGGGTGGTGACGCTGCACCGGCCGTCCAATGTCGACGTGCCCGAGCAGCTCGACCGGCTGGTCGAGGCGCTGGTCGCGGTGCAGGCGCATCTGCCGCTGGTCTTCCCGGTCCACCCGCGCACCCGCCAGCGGCTCGGCGACGCGGGGGCCGCCCGGCTGGCGGCGGCGGGCATAAGGCTGGTCGGCCCGGCCGCCTATGTCCGCTTCATGAGCCTCGTCGCCGGGGCGGCGGCGGTGATCACCGATTCCGGCGGCATCCAGGAGGAGACGACCTATCTCGGCATCCCCTGCCTGACGCTGCGCGAGAATACCGAGCGGCCGATCACGATCACCGAGGGGACGGCCCAGCTCGTCAACGCGGGCAACCTGCTCGAACGGCTGTTGTCGGCGCTCGCCCAGCCCCGCCAGGACCGCAAGCGCCCCGACCTGTGGGACGGCCGCGCCGCCGAACGCTGCGTCGAGGACCTGCGGCGGCGGACGGCGTCTCGTTGAAATGGACCATTGAATAGTCTAAATAATGGTTGCGGAGAACGTGACAGAAGGCGGACATGGCATGCGGGTTTCGGTGACGGAGGCCAAGGGGCAACTGACCGAACTGGTTCGGCGTGCCGAAGCGGGGGATGAGGTCATCCTGACCCGCCACGGCCATGCCGCCGTTCGGCTGGTCCCGGTGAAACCCTTGCCCGATTCCCGGTCGCGCAAGGCCTTGCTCGACGCGGTCCGCGCATCGGCCGCCGAGAAGGCGACGGCAGGGCCGAATGCCGCGCGCAGCCAGGATTTCCTCTATGGCGAGGACGGTCTGCCCGAATGATCGCCGTCGATACGTCGGCGCTGATGGCGATCGTGCTCGACGAGGCGGAGGCAGACGCCTGCGCCGCAGCGCTCGAAGCCGAGGATGAACTGCTGATTTCGGCCGGTACGGTGGCCGAGGCGTTGATCGTCGCCGGGCGCCGCAACGTCCTTCCGGAAGTGGAAAAGCTGATCGAAGGGCTCGGTTTCCGGATCGTCGAAGTGACGCCGGCCAGAGCGCGTCACGTCGCCGAGGCCTATGGGCGATGGGGGAAGGGCATCCATCCGGCCGGGCTCAACTTCGGCGATTGCTTCTCCTACGGTCTGGCCAGGGAATATGGCTGCCGGCTGCTTTATGTCGGCGCCGATTTCGCTCGGACCGATATCGAGGGCGTCCACCAGCGCGATTGAAGATATGCCCGTCATCCCGGCGAAAGCCGGGACTCCCTGCCTTTCCGTTGCAAAGCGCGAGACGAAGAAAAGTGAGATCCCGGCTTTCGTCGGGATGACGGGGTGTTGATTGCCGATGATGTGGTGGATTTCGCCAACATGTGGTGGATGAATTGCTATTTGGGATGCTATCCACTTTTCTAAGTCACTGAAAAATCAGAATAATCAAAACTGGCACGGCTCGTGCTGAAGGAGGGGCATGGATACGGGCGACGGGCCCGGCAGGGATTTGGGACGAAACGACATGCAGCACGATCAGACCGCGGTCTTCTGGCGCCACGACACCTTCCTTGGCGTGTGCGAGGCGCTCGGCCAGGATTTCGGTTTCCACCCGAACTGGCTGCGGGTCGCGTTCGCGCTCGGGCTGCTGCCCAGCCCGATGATCACGCTCAGCCTCTATCTGGGCCTCGGCGTGCTCGTCGCGGTGTCGCGCTTCGCCTTTCCGGCGCGTCGCAAGGCCGTCGTCGAAGCGGCGTCCGCGCCGGCCGCCGACAATGACGCGGCGTCGGTCGAGCTGGCCGCCGCCGCCTGACCGGCCGGCCGCGGCCGTGGCGCGAAGACGCGGTTGAGCCGGGCGACCCACAGCTCGTCGATCCGCGCCACTCCGGCCGCCATCATGAAGATCACCGTCATCGACAGGAAGAAGGCCGCGATCACCGGCACCGGGCGATGGCCGAGCGCCAGCATCATCTGGCTGCCGATCGCTGATTGCAACGGCACGTGGATCACGTAGATGGCGAAGGACAGCCGGCCGAGCTGCCGACCGATCCACCAGTCGGCCTCGCGCAGCCGGGCCAGCCCGCGCATTCCCAGCAGCAGCGCGGTCGCGCCGATGCCGTGGACGATCCAGTCGAGCCGCTGCACCTGCGTCCACATCCAGTCGTCGGTGATCATCGACGGCGGGATCGACTTGAAGGTCGAGCCGAGCAGCAGCCCGGCCGCGATCAGCGCGGCGGCGGGCGCGGGGCCGATGTCGGCGGGCCGGTCGAGCAGATATTTGGCGACGTAGACCGTCGTCACGCAGATCGCGCAGAGCGCGTG is part of the Rhizorhabdus wittichii RW1 genome and harbors:
- a CDS encoding Orn/DAP/Arg decarboxylase 2 (PFAM: Orn/DAP/Arg decarboxylase 2), whose amino-acid sequence is MHKHHSALGLATALRPVQPVTLLRPHAAARAARFFVEKFQGRSMYAVKANPSPELIQILWENGITHFDVASIAEVRLVAGIAPEATLCFMHPVKAEEAIAEAYSDYGVRTFSLDSIEELEKIVRATNGATDLTLCVRMRVSSELSKLSLASKFGVEQAEAKELLQRTRQVADALGICFHVGSQAMSPSAYVQAMERVRAAIVAAAVTVDVIDVGGGFPSVYPDMEPPALEAYFGAIHQAFESLPVSYSSELWCEPGRALCAEYASLLVRVERRRGDELYINDGAYGALFDAAHIGWRFPVKLLREPESPARDIGFSFYGPTCDDMDRMAGPFMLPADVGPGDYIEIGMLGAYGCAMRTGFNGFTAGDRVIVEDEPMATLYVQDDDVREAVSSNVIKL
- a CDS encoding cation diffusion facilitator family transporter (TIGRFAM: cation diffusion facilitator family transporter~PFAM: cation efflux protein) → MAGHHHHAGHGHDHGSGHAHGPREYGRAFAIGIVLNLAFVVVEGAAGLWAGSLALVADAGHNLSDVLGLLMAWAAYALSKRPASARYTYGLRGSSILAALFNAILLLFACGAIALGAIQRFFEPAPVQSGTMMAVAAVGIVINLGTALLFLRGSQDDLNIRGAFLHMAADAGVSAGVVAAGFLVLETGLLWIDPAISLVIVVVIVAGTWGLFRDSLVMSLQGVPGGIDSAAVTARLGGLAGVEAVHHVHIWPTSTTEVALTAHLVMPDGSGDDAFLAATAKLMKAEFGIGHATFQIERGECADGQPDCSPGQEQARDHDHVHDHDHGPGHGHQHRH
- a CDS encoding UDP-N-acetylglucosamine 2-epimerase (PFAM: UDP-N-acetylglucosamine 2-epimerase), producing MTRPALVHLIAAVRPNFMKIAPLWHALKAAGDFRPLIVHTGQHYDAAMSDDIFADLGLPAPDHHLGIGSGTHAEQTGRVMIAYEKLAMEERPDWLIVAGDVNSTAATSMAAGKLRIPIVHLEAGLRSRDRDMPEELNRLVTDVLADVLWTPSPDADANLRAEGIPEERITRVGNIMMDSYELVRPAIMADGYPAELGLVAGGYGVVTLHRPSNVDVPEQLDRLVEALVAVQAHLPLVFPVHPRTRQRLGDAGAARLAAAGIRLVGPAAYVRFMSLVAGAAAVITDSGGIQEETTYLGIPCLTLRENTERPITITEGTAQLVNAGNLLERLLSALAQPRQDRKRPDLWDGRAAERCVEDLRRRTASR
- a CDS encoding prevent-host-death family protein (TIGRFAM: prevent-host-death family protein); translated protein: MVAENVTEGGHGMRVSVTEAKGQLTELVRRAEAGDEVILTRHGHAAVRLVPVKPLPDSRSRKALLDAVRASAAEKATAGPNAARSQDFLYGEDGLPE
- a CDS encoding PilT protein domain protein (PFAM: PilT protein domain protein), with translation MIAVDTSALMAIVLDEAEADACAAALEAEDELLISAGTVAEALIVAGRRNVLPEVEKLIEGLGFRIVEVTPARARHVAEAYGRWGKGIHPAGLNFGDCFSYGLAREYGCRLLYVGADFARTDIEGVHQRD